From Prevotella sp. oral taxon 299 str. F0039:
ATGTTCCAGTGAAACTAGGACCATCACGAAGAACATATTTAAGCTGCCCTTTCTTGTCCTTACTTACATTAATAATGCAATGTGTCATGTCAATACTTGGGTCATTGGTTTCAATTGGACAATTAATTCCGCTGTTCTTCATGTATCTTCCAATCACGTTATCGCCCATTTGAAGAGGGATAATTTGCTTATAATGGAAAACATTTTCGATAACAACGATAGAACCTGCTCCTTTTTCATTAGCATTTTCGTCAAGAATTTCCTCTTTCTGAGTATTCTTTAACTTTGAGATACCAATGCGAACGCCAAATTCCTTGCCACAATCAGGGCAAGAAAATATAAGTGATTGTCCTTCTTGATATTTTGTTTCATCGAATGTTATATAGTTATCGCACTTAGGACATCTTGCTCTTTTCATTCTATTCTTGAATTTTTGTTACCCAACAATCTGCAAAATCAGGGTTGTTATTCAATTTATTCATTGCTTTGTATGCCTCTTTTTCAGATTCATATCTGCCACAAATAACCTTAATATGAGCCCCTTTAGCTAGTATCTCAGCATTTTCAAGTCCTTTGTTTTTAAGACTTTCTGTATAAGCTTCAGCGTTTTTCTTAGTAATTCTACTAGCTAAAACAATAGTATAAAATGTTTCTTGTTTTTGAGGAGCATTCACTTCCTCTATAACTTCCTTAACTTTAACTTCCTTAGTGCTTTCAGCTTGTGGCTTTTGGGCAATTCTCTTAAGAGGAGTTATACCTGATTTCTCAGTTATAACATCATGAGGAATGATTTTATAAAGAAGACTTGTATTGAGTTCACTTTGAATTAAATTGTCCTTTTTGTTAGACAATGGAGTGGGGATGAGCATTAGAACAACGAATAATATTGCTACTGCAGCAATATTTCGGAGCATGCTTATTGATATGCGAATACTCTTTTCTTGGTCTTGTTGTTCTTCTTCTGTATTATAAGAAAGCGACGATTGATTTGCAAATATATTGTTTTTTTCTGATGCTTGTATACCAGAAGGAATATTACTTGTTTCTTTTCTATCTTCAGGTATTTCCTGATTTTGTTTTGCTTTGATTGAATTTAGAGATTCAAGCTCAAACGAACTCAAGCCATAAAGATAGGGAGTGAGTATTCCTGCATCACAAGGAATGAAGTCAAAAGAACCTATTTCGTTTCGATGCAGGTTGCCAATATCGTTTAACTCATATTCACCTTCGTTGTCGAGTATTTGGTTTAGTTCATCAACTTCACTCTCGATGCGTTTAATTGCCTCTGGATAGCTAATGTCATAAGCCTCAATGTACGATTGTGCTAATAATGAATCGTTCATTTTTAGCTGTGGGTTGAATCCTAAAGTTCTATATGGAGGTAAGAATATATGGTCTTTTTCATCATATCTAGCCTCTACATGATGAACCATAAATCCACCAAAATTAGGAATAATAACACAGTCATTATTCAGCAAAAGTACCTCAATATGTCTTTCTAATTCAATCACAAATGCAAATATACCTTATTTTTCTTACTTAAACGAATGCTTCTTTCTCTTTTTGTGGACAAAATCTATCTTTTTATTTTATTTGATTTTTTACCTAAAATACTTTCTTTTAGTTTTTATTTACCCCTATTATTCGTCTCGTGTTACTGAGTATGATTGTTTGTGAAATATGAAAATAGGAATAACACAGCAAGCAACCATACCCATCATTACAAGAATTGTGAGAGTTGCATTGTGGAAGAACAAATTGACATAGTCATTTGTTGTATCTGGGCTACGCACAATTCCTATTAAATCTCTAATGGCTTTGTAGGCAAACATTCCTGGAACCATTGGTAGCAGAGCTGGAAATGCGAATCCTTCGGCAGGATAATGAATCTTCATAGCAGCAGGAATCGCAAGAAGACCGATTGATAAACCTGCAATACTAGATGCTGTTACTTGGTCGAGCATTAATGATTCGTGGTGCATTAAGAAGTATCTAATACCATGACCAACGCATGCAAGTAAGGCTGTTATAAACAAAGCTTTGCGTGGAGGATTAGAGATGATGGCGAAACCTAAACCTGCAATGATAGCAAAAAGCCCATCTTTAATAGCTGCAAGCAATACATTGGGGTAAGTAACTTTTGTTACCGTAAATGGATTTACATCTAAAAGAATAACAGTAAAGGTTAATCCTACTGCAATACAAACCACCAACATAAAGGCTTTTGTAAGTCTTGCAATGCCATTAAGTACGTGATGATCAATCATATCCATAACTCCATTGATGATGGGAACACCTGGAACAAGATATAACATTGATGTTCCTAGCGACATATCTTCAGTTCCTCCGTGAAAGAAAAGGTAGTCGGTAGAGCCTATCATGGTTGAGACAAAGGAGCAAATGGTGAAAACCATAAGTATGTGCCAATGTCTTTTCAAAAGTTCTTGACGAATGAAAAAGCCTATAAAGGTAGCAATCCACACGATTGCAATTGAGGTATAGTTTCCGTCAAAAAGTCTACAAAAGGCAGCATTTGCAAACGAAACTAGGAATAAAACAGTCCATCTGCTTTCTCTTGGCTCTGAAATAATATTCTTAAAGCGAGTCCAAAGTTCATCTAAAGAAAAGTTATTGTCAGATGCAAGCCATGAAAGATGAGACAATTTCATGTTGACATTAAAGTTAAGACCAAGTTCAGGGGTTCTCTTAACGTAGGTATATGAATGTTCTCTATTTTCGTTATGTAGGGTGATACTAACAGAGTTAGGGAGCATAATCATATTGCACCAATAGCCAAATGACTTTGCAATACGTTTAGTGTTATAAGATGTACGAGATGTTTGTGCACCTACTGCATCTAAAGTTGCAGCATATTCTGCTAAGAAAATCGCCTTTTCTTTTAGGTCTTTGTGAATGTCTTCGTTTTGCATACTTGTTTAGTATTCTTTAAAATCATATAATAAACGGACTGCAAAAGTACAATTTTTTTGTTAATTAAGTGGTAATTTTCCTACTTTTAATAATTCTTAAAATCTTGTATTTCTCTTTTTCTAAGTTATAATGGTTACTTTTGATGTAAAATAAGATTTTTTCTAAAGTTTAATAGAATGTATATACTTCGAGAGATGATGAATTTTGACTATATTATTTGTTTTTTTTATATTTATTCTTGAAATAATTTGAGAGAAAATGTATTTTGATTGGGATGTGATGAAGTGATTGTTATTTTGAAAGTTCTATGAGACTCTTTATAGATAATGATGTTTTCTACTTCATTTATTATATGTGTTTATTTGCTAAATTGATATTTTGGGATATGAAATTGATGAATTTTTGTTTCAAAGGAACTTTCATTATATGAAAATAAAATGGAGTTGCATTGTTTTTTGCAACTCCATTTTCTATTAGTCAATATAAAATACTGATTAAAAGCATTGTTTTTGTGATGTAAACTCACTGCTTTTGCCTTGTAATAGCAGTGCTTTTGGCATATAAAAAGATTCATTTTAGTTATGAATATTTTTGATGTTCAATGTGCATTATTTAAAGATAAAGGCATTTTATATTAGATTACAATGTGTTTAGAATCTAAATGATACCTGAATGTCCATGATATTATAGTTTGAGTTAACTAATGTCTTATCTTTAACGATGGCGTATTCGCTTGCAATTCTAAAGTGTTTGTCGATGTCATAGTCGATACCTATCTCGTAAAGACTTTTTGATTGTGCCCAAGAACCAGTAGGAGTGTAGGCGTCGAAACGTGCTTTTGCATATAACTTTTTCTTTATAATTGGTGCAATAACAAGAGCATAACAGCCTTCTGCTTGGTCTCCTAAACTAGAAATACTAACAGATTGCTTGCTCTTCCCATCGGGATTCTTAGATGCAAAAGCTTTTCCTGTAGAATGAATGTATTCACTTCTTAGTGTCCAGTCGTTCTTTTTATATTCTGCCGATAATGCATATCTGCGCTTTTGTAATGTAACAGTTTTGCTAACGCGTTGTGTTGTGGTTATAGTTCCTACAGTAACCTCTTCTGTATAGTTTGCTTTTCGTGTGGTAGAGCCTGTCCAACCAAATGCACCAATGCGCAAACCATCAACAGGCATCACCCATAATCCGCCAATAATGTCTTTTTGTTGGTCAACATCTTTCGTGTTAATACCTTCTCCATTGAATACGCCTATTTGATAATGGAGCAGATTTCGTCCTTCGGCAGTTTTGAGAAAGTCTCCTTGAAGTTGTACGCCTATATCACGACCATTTGATGCATGCTCGCCAGTTCTATCGCTAAAGCCTGAAAGACTGCTTACACTTTGTGCTACACTCATAAATCCTTGGTCGATAGGATGTAAGGGATTGTCAAAAGTAAAAGGCCTTTTGAACTGTCCAAATTTAATTTTTGCGAAGTCATACTTTTGCCATTCTGCAAATAAATCAACCAAACGAGGAGATGTTCCCAATGAGGATGTGTTGCCATTTACTTGCATTTGAATTCTCCAAGCAAAGTCGTTGAGGAATTTTCCGTCAAGAGCAATACGTCCAAGACGAAGATTAAATGAGTTAGAACGATTGCCTTTCTGAGTATTTACGTTGTAATCTAGAATGCCATAACCACTAATTTTTACATTAGTAATCCACTTTGGTATTTCAGTTTGTGCATTCATTGAGAGGGTAGAAGCTAGTAGTGCTGTTGCAAGAATTATATTTCTTATCATAATTAGATTGTTTTTGTTGGTGCAAATGTACAAAAAATATGTAAGAATGACTTTTCTTTATTGAAAAGATTACTAGTCTATGGACGTATGTAACAAGCTCCTAGATGTCTGTAGGAGGAGAACAAGAAAAAAGCTCTCACTGCATTCGAAATGAATTACAATGAGAGCTGAGTTATACTGAATACCTTCTTATTGTTAACCTAATATCTTTTAATTTGTCGTTGTTATGGTTTTATAACCAAATAGCACCTGACTCAACCTCTCCTTGTGTGTAGAAAAGCGTTTGATAGTCGGTTAATGCTTCTGTCCACGATAAACCAAATGCCTTCATAATAGCCTGAATAAAGCGGTTACTGTTAGCACTTAAACTGTTTTCGGCTATCGATTTAGTGTCTGTAGTCTCCTCAAGTTCTTCAATATATTCCTCTCTATTAGCGTAAGTTACTACTGGAATACTAAACGTAATGTCTATATCCGACGCCGAGAGCAGTGCTTTTGAAGGTGCAAAGAACGGACTAAAGTTGCCTGTTTGAGCATCTTTTTTGCCTTTATGTGCATGAACTAATGTTATTTTAAGATTAAAAGTGACACGATTTTGCATAAATCTTAAAACACCTTTGAAGCCCATTGGGTTTGTAGTGCCTGTGAGTTTAGCTTCGCCACTGTGATAGGTTTTGTTCCAAGGAGTGGTGTCTGCATACTTATATTCCAGTAAATCGTTTATAGTGTTCTTAGCTGTTAAAGGCTTGCCTGTGAACATATCGGAAGCATTCTCTATGGTAAAGAAATGTTGATGTT
This genomic window contains:
- a CDS encoding SPOR domain-containing protein; protein product: MIELERHIEVLLLNNDCVIIPNFGGFMVHHVEARYDEKDHIFLPPYRTLGFNPQLKMNDSLLAQSYIEAYDISYPEAIKRIESEVDELNQILDNEGEYELNDIGNLHRNEIGSFDFIPCDAGILTPYLYGLSSFELESLNSIKAKQNQEIPEDRKETSNIPSGIQASEKNNIFANQSSLSYNTEEEQQDQEKSIRISISMLRNIAAVAILFVVLMLIPTPLSNKKDNLIQSELNTSLLYKIIPHDVITEKSGITPLKRIAQKPQAESTKEVKVKEVIEEVNAPQKQETFYTIVLASRITKKNAEAYTESLKNKGLENAEILAKGAHIKVICGRYESEKEAYKAMNKLNNNPDFADCWVTKIQE
- a CDS encoding threonine/serine exporter ThrE family protein, with amino-acid sequence MQNEDIHKDLKEKAIFLAEYAATLDAVGAQTSRTSYNTKRIAKSFGYWCNMIMLPNSVSITLHNENREHSYTYVKRTPELGLNFNVNMKLSHLSWLASDNNFSLDELWTRFKNIISEPRESRWTVLFLVSFANAAFCRLFDGNYTSIAIVWIATFIGFFIRQELLKRHWHILMVFTICSFVSTMIGSTDYLFFHGGTEDMSLGTSMLYLVPGVPIINGVMDMIDHHVLNGIARLTKAFMLVVCIAVGLTFTVILLDVNPFTVTKVTYPNVLLAAIKDGLFAIIAGLGFAIISNPPRKALFITALLACVGHGIRYFLMHHESLMLDQVTASSIAGLSIGLLAIPAAMKIHYPAEGFAFPALLPMVPGMFAYKAIRDLIGIVRSPDTTNDYVNLFFHNATLTILVMMGMVACCVIPIFIFHKQSYSVTRDE
- a CDS encoding porin, whose product is MIRNIILATALLASTLSMNAQTEIPKWITNVKISGYGILDYNVNTQKGNRSNSFNLRLGRIALDGKFLNDFAWRIQMQVNGNTSSLGTSPRLVDLFAEWQKYDFAKIKFGQFKRPFTFDNPLHPIDQGFMSVAQSVSSLSGFSDRTGEHASNGRDIGVQLQGDFLKTAEGRNLLHYQIGVFNGEGINTKDVDQQKDIIGGLWVMPVDGLRIGAFGWTGSTTRKANYTEEVTVGTITTTQRVSKTVTLQKRRYALSAEYKKNDWTLRSEYIHSTGKAFASKNPDGKSKQSVSISSLGDQAEGCYALVIAPIIKKKLYAKARFDAYTPTGSWAQSKSLYEIGIDYDIDKHFRIASEYAIVKDKTLVNSNYNIMDIQVSFRF
- a CDS encoding FHA domain-containing protein; its protein translation is MKRARCPKCDNYITFDETKYQEGQSLIFSCPDCGKEFGVRIGISKLKNTQKEEILDENANEKGAGSIVVIENVFHYKQIIPLQMGDNVIGRYMKNSGINCPIETNDPSIDMTHCIINVSKDKKGQLKYVLRDGPSFTGTFVDNEILGDRERRIIEEGSLFTIGATSIILRSAQETGE